From Carcharodon carcharias isolate sCarCar2 chromosome 36, sCarCar2.pri, whole genome shotgun sequence, a single genomic window includes:
- the LOC121272848 gene encoding SH2 domain-containing adapter protein E-like, whose protein sequence is MAKWFKDFQLSLKTRPKPEGTGATRAGTDCEGANRNRRATQSEINPRGTGREVKGVAERGRGESELGKLRKAVNAGMKGKSAGTQGKTGSSTLIRGKTEPNKNLIQGKTPTGLIKNGLTMKKDNGKPPKGSGEIGNSLSGKNNKNSSVDPGNGEEIGKPVKNPSLKRAQNPGKSGQSFSGKLGLNPGKITGRSPAKTELKPDLKAGKKDSQTGKADLKAEKADVKSGKTDLKAKKPDLKTGKPETNTGKTPDLKTGKTDPKTSKTTSQSPGKTGLNLGKITGTNTGKTGLKSGKTGQSPGKTGLNLGKLTGKNSGKAGLNAGKLSGSSYISPKHRLIKVENQEKNGKNLMNRIPNAVEDEESGKAKQDTVIIVEDYADPYDAKKRETGQNDAERVGENDGYMEPYDAQQMITEIRRRGSKDPLGKQSLLYDSPYEPGEIGTKQEALGNSALERTGNQRPIDSCLPENDERPAAEYEQPWEWKTEQIVKALAVQFESTERSSPPKEEKVKHHHRQPSWTQKVLRQQSPEGSEMGEKVDPNIPLEKQVWYHGTITRMEAESRLQACKEASYLVRNSESGNSKYSLALKTSQGCVHIILAQTKDNKYTLNQNSALFDSIPEVVHYYCNEKLPFKDAEHMTLLYPVQNKQQ, encoded by the exons ATGGCAAAGTGGTTCAAGGATTTCCAGCTGAGCCTAAAGACCCGGCCAAAGCCAGAGGGCACAGGAGCAACCCGAGCCGGAACGGATTGtgagggagcaaacaggaatcgGCGTGCCACCCAGAGTGAGATAAACCCTCGGGGAACTGGGAGAGAGGTAAAAGGGGTTGCAGAGAGAGGGCGTGGTGAATCTGAGCTGGGAAAACTCAGAAAAGCAGTAAATGCTGGGATGAAGGGGAAGTCTGCCGGAACTCAAGGAAAAACCGGCAGCAGCACACTGATACGAGGGAAAACAGAACCAAATAAAAATCTCATTCAAGGGAAAACTCCTACAGGACTAATAAAAAATGGATTGACAATGAAGAAGGATAATGGGAAACCACCCAAAGGATCCGGGGAAATTGGAAACAGTCTCTCTGGAAAAAACAACAAAAATTCCAGCGTGGATCCCGGGAATGGCGAAGAAATTGGAAAACCTGTCAAAAATCCATCGTTGAAACGGGCACAAAATCCCGGTAAATCAGGACAAAGTTTTTCTGGGAAACTTGGTTTGAATCCAGGGAAAATTACAGGGAGGAGTCCAGCCAAAACTGAATTGAAACCTGATCTGAAAGCTGGGAAAAAAGATTCACAAACTGGGAAGGCGGACTTGAAAGCAGAGAAAGCTGATGTAAAAAGTGGTAAAACAgacctgaaagccaagaagccAGATTTGAAAActgggaaacctgaaacaaacactgggaaaacacccGATTTGAAAACTGGGAAAACTGACCCAAAAACCAGCAAAACAACCAGTCAAAGCCCTGGGAAAACTGGATTGAATCTTGGAAAAATAACTGggacaaacactgggaaaactgGATTGAAATCTGGAAAAACGGGACAAAGTCCAGGGAAGACTGGATTGAATCTGGGGAAACTAACTGGGAAGAATTCCGGAAAAGCGGGACTAAACGCTGGGAAGCTGTCAGGGTCCAGCTACATTTCACCCAAACACAGACTGATCAAAGTGGAAAATCAAGAGAAAAATGGGAAGAACCTGATGAACAGGATTCCAAATGCAGTGGAGGATGAAGAAAGTGGGAAAGCCAAACAGGACACG GTCATCATTGTGGAGGATTATGCAGATCCATATGATGCCAAGAAACGAGAGACAGGACAAAATGACGCAGAGCGGGTAGGGGAGAACGATGGTTACATGGAACCGTATGACGCACAGCAGATGATTACAG AAATCCGAAGACGAGGGTCGAAGGATCCACTTGGGAAGCAGTCCCTGTTGTATGACAGTCCCTATGAACCGGGGGAAATTGGGACAAAGCAGGAGGCACTTGGGAACTCTGCCCTAGAGAGGACAGGAAACCAGCGGCCAATTGACAGCTGTCTGCCGGAGAATGATGAGCGTCCCGCAGCAGAGTATGAGCAGCCTTGGGAGTGGAAGACAGAACAGATCGTAAAAGCacttgcag TCCAGTTCGAGTCCACAGAGAGATCATCTCCACCCAAAGAGGAAAAGGTCAAACACCACCATAGGCAGCCGAGCTGGACCCAGAAGGTCCTGAGGCAACAGAGTCCAGAGGGCAGCGAGATGGGAGAGAAGGTGGATCCAAACATCCCTTTAGAAAAACAAGT CTGGTATCACGGCACCATCACCCGAATGGAGGCAGAGTCTCGTCTACAGGCCTGCAAGGAGGCCAGTTACCTGGTACGAAACAGCGAGTCAGGAAACAGCAAATATTCTCTGGCCTTAAA AACCAGCCAAGGATGTGTTCACATCATTCTGGCCCAGACAAAAGACAATAAATATACACTGAATCAGAACAGCGCCCTCTTTGACAGTATTCCAGAGGTGGTGCATTACTATTGCAATGAAAAGCTTCCATTCAAGGATGCGGAACACATGACTCTCCTTTACCCTGTGCAGAATAAACAGCAATAA